In the genome of Candidatus Saccharibacteria bacterium oral taxon 488, one region contains:
- the def gene encoding peptide deformylase: protein MTKDDIIALPNPHLRQKSAKIHVITDEVRQLSADMIAAALDWEDSRPHEISAALAAIQVDRLERVIIVRSDFDDKATREFTTLINPEIVKYEGEIVADFEGCLSVKQVYGKVPRHSKIRVKALDLDGNEIRLKAEGFLARVIQHEIDHTNGVVFIDHIRDQHDAFYTLDDSGELQPLDYEADIKDNAQLWD from the coding sequence ATGACTAAAGACGATATCATTGCTCTACCAAATCCGCATCTCCGCCAAAAATCAGCTAAAATTCACGTCATCACCGACGAGGTGCGTCAGTTATCAGCCGATATGATCGCGGCCGCTCTTGACTGGGAAGATTCTCGCCCTCATGAAATCAGCGCTGCCCTAGCTGCCATCCAGGTTGATCGCCTCGAGCGCGTCATCATCGTCCGCAGCGACTTTGACGACAAAGCAACTCGCGAATTCACCACCTTGATCAATCCTGAAATTGTCAAATACGAGGGAGAAATTGTCGCCGATTTCGAAGGCTGCCTCAGCGTTAAGCAAGTCTACGGCAAAGTCCCCCGCCATTCTAAAATCCGTGTCAAGGCTCTTGACCTTGATGGCAACGAGATTCGCCTTAAGGCCGAAGGTTTCCTCGCCCGTGTCATCCAGCACGAGATCGATCACACCAACGGCGTCGTCTTTATCGACCATATCCGTGACCAGCACGATGCTTTTTACACGCTTGATGATTCTGGTGAATTGCAGCCGCTTGATTACGAAGCCGACATCAAAGATAATGCTCAGCTGTGGGACTAA
- the priA gene encoding primosomal protein N', which translates to MYYYLVSPIKIIRADAHSFTYSHPERLPVGALVVIEVGSAHCVGIIMSAVVKPEFTVKEIVQILDDAPVPLPLIQTALWMSSYYHTHLATVWQTILPRGLTKKRRHTSSRATSPQASQPPTTALTPDQRAAITAIDDMLPGSALLHGVTGSGKTRVYIELARRLMDEGLSSIILVPEIALTSQLVSEFARYFDNIILTHSRQTEAERHVTWQHVINSRDPLIVIGPRSALFMPVQQLGLVVIDECHEPSFKQEQSPRYSAPRTAAILARQHEAKLVLGSATPTISDYFLAKTAGRPIIAMPTPARSDAVKPRISLVDMTKRTNFTQHFFLSDQLLSAITGSLNDGRQALIFHNRRGTAAITLCEQCGWNAGCPRCFVPLTLHADQHQLLCHICGFAAPVPTSCPECRHADIIHKGLGTKRIEAELRKLFPASTIARFDADTSTHDAADKRYNELKNGSIDIIIGTQVIAKGLDLPHLRTVGVVQADAGLTLPDFSSSERTFQLLAQVVGRVGRSHHATDVIVQTFQPDHPAIRDGLAQNYTDFYARTIAQRRATDFPPFVYLLKLTCVYKTEAAAIRNAKKLAQTLRAAAPADVRILGPTPAFYERVRDTYRWQLILKSPRRGDLVSLLDLVPPTHWQAELDPTSLL; encoded by the coding sequence ATGTACTACTATTTGGTATCACCGATCAAGATAATTCGTGCCGATGCGCATTCGTTTACCTATTCACACCCCGAGCGGCTGCCAGTCGGAGCGCTGGTCGTTATAGAAGTTGGCTCGGCTCATTGCGTTGGTATCATCATGTCAGCAGTCGTTAAGCCTGAGTTTACGGTTAAAGAAATTGTCCAGATTTTAGATGACGCTCCCGTGCCGCTACCGCTCATCCAAACGGCTCTGTGGATGAGCAGTTATTATCATACGCATCTCGCGACCGTCTGGCAAACCATTCTGCCACGCGGTTTGACGAAAAAGCGCCGCCACACGTCCTCACGCGCCACCAGTCCGCAGGCCTCACAGCCACCGACGACAGCGCTCACGCCCGACCAAAGAGCCGCCATCACCGCCATTGACGACATGCTCCCTGGTAGCGCCCTGCTACATGGCGTGACCGGATCTGGCAAGACGCGTGTCTATATCGAGCTCGCCCGGCGGTTGATGGACGAGGGCTTATCGTCAATTATTCTGGTGCCAGAAATTGCCCTCACCTCACAACTCGTTAGCGAATTTGCGAGGTATTTCGACAATATTATCCTCACCCACTCGCGTCAGACCGAAGCCGAGCGGCACGTGACTTGGCAACATGTTATCAATTCACGCGACCCGCTCATCGTCATCGGCCCTCGATCGGCCCTATTCATGCCCGTCCAGCAGCTGGGCCTCGTCGTCATTGATGAATGTCACGAACCCAGCTTCAAACAAGAACAATCGCCCCGCTACTCAGCGCCGCGCACTGCGGCCATTCTCGCTCGCCAGCATGAAGCCAAGCTCGTTCTCGGCAGTGCCACCCCTACGATCAGCGATTATTTTCTGGCGAAAACCGCTGGCCGGCCTATCATCGCTATGCCCACGCCCGCCCGTTCAGACGCCGTCAAGCCGCGCATCTCGCTGGTTGATATGACCAAGCGCACGAACTTTACTCAGCATTTCTTTCTCTCTGATCAACTACTCTCGGCTATCACCGGCTCGCTGAATGACGGTCGTCAAGCCCTCATCTTTCATAATCGCCGCGGCACTGCCGCTATCACCCTATGTGAACAATGCGGCTGGAATGCTGGCTGTCCGCGCTGCTTCGTGCCGCTCACACTACACGCCGACCAGCACCAGCTCCTCTGTCATATTTGTGGGTTTGCTGCACCCGTACCCACCAGCTGCCCCGAGTGTCGTCATGCCGATATCATTCATAAAGGCCTCGGCACCAAGCGCATCGAGGCAGAATTACGCAAGCTCTTTCCCGCAAGCACCATCGCCCGCTTCGATGCCGATACAAGTACCCACGACGCGGCCGATAAGCGCTACAACGAGCTCAAAAACGGCTCAATTGACATCATCATCGGCACCCAAGTGATCGCCAAGGGCCTCGATCTACCGCACCTACGCACTGTTGGTGTCGTCCAAGCCGACGCCGGGTTGACACTGCCTGACTTTTCCTCGAGCGAGCGCACCTTTCAGCTGCTGGCCCAAGTCGTTGGCCGCGTTGGCCGCTCCCATCACGCCACCGACGTCATCGTCCAGACCTTTCAGCCGGATCATCCCGCCATCCGAGATGGGCTTGCCCAAAACTATACTGATTTCTACGCCCGCACTATCGCCCAGCGACGCGCCACTGACTTTCCACCGTTCGTCTATCTACTTAAATTAACCTGCGTCTACAAAACCGAAGCTGCCGCCATCCGCAACGCCAAAAAGCTCGCCCAGACACTGCGGGCAGCTGCCCCGGCCGACGTACGCATCCTCGGCCCAACACCAGCATTTTATGAGCGAGTCCGCGACACGTACCGCTGGCAGCTCATTCTCAAAAGCCCCCGCCGCGGCGACCTCGTCAGTCTCCTTGACCTCGTGCCACCGACTCATTGGCAGGCTGAGCTCGATCCGACCAGCCTCCTCTAG
- a CDS encoding ArsR family transcriptional regulator, producing the protein MLDIFITSRVRRKIVVVYAKYPDFHTHVRGLAKLIKEDPGNIQRELKRLEKVGFLRSEKQGNSRAYFTNKQFPIFKELQSMVIKSQQHAARPKRGSVDRD; encoded by the coding sequence ATGCTTGACATTTTTATTACATCACGAGTGAGACGCAAAATCGTAGTTGTGTATGCCAAGTATCCTGATTTTCATACGCATGTTCGGGGGCTAGCCAAGCTGATCAAGGAAGATCCGGGTAATATTCAGCGCGAGCTCAAGCGGCTAGAGAAAGTTGGTTTTCTGAGGAGTGAGAAGCAAGGCAATTCGCGGGCATACTTTACGAACAAGCAGTTCCCGATTTTCAAGGAATTACAGAGTATGGTGATTAAGTCGCAGCAACATGCGGCCCGGCCGAAGCGCGGCTCGGTTGATAGAGATTGA